One Methanobacterium sp. DNA window includes the following coding sequences:
- a CDS encoding ribonuclease H-like domain-containing protein — protein MEYENAIKLKEKLLKNHQEMALEDIITGKEINTEKGTCYSIENKSKLKLNKIDSRLAKERILSDLKLLNGIGCSKEEKLKEKGYNTIEDLKDHDGLNNDALEFLKIFEDNPNCNMTNLISRWYSKSHPLVLFSSSFWNDEDFIFLDIETLGLSNKPIILLGVAKVSGSEITVNQYLSRSLNEEDAVIDAFLSGVESESVFVTFNGQTFDLPFILNRMRHFNIKKEINNPHFDMLHFSRREWSSKLPNCKLTTLEKHLFNIGRDDDVPSALVPEFYQTYLKTGNIGPLVPIVEHNEQDIITLAMLFSKLHENYANNY, from the coding sequence ATGGAATATGAAAATGCCATAAAACTAAAAGAAAAACTCTTAAAAAATCATCAAGAAATGGCTCTTGAAGATATTATAACTGGAAAAGAGATAAATACAGAAAAGGGGACATGTTACAGTATAGAAAATAAATCTAAATTAAAGTTAAATAAAATTGATTCAAGACTTGCAAAAGAAAGAATATTATCTGATTTAAAATTATTAAATGGAATAGGATGTTCAAAGGAAGAAAAATTGAAGGAAAAAGGATATAATACTATTGAAGATTTAAAAGATCACGATGGACTTAACAATGATGCTTTAGAATTTTTAAAAATATTTGAAGATAACCCTAATTGCAATATGACTAATTTAATTTCACGTTGGTATTCAAAATCACATCCACTTGTCTTATTTTCATCAAGTTTTTGGAATGATGAAGATTTCATATTTTTAGATATAGAAACTTTGGGACTTAGTAATAAACCTATAATTCTTTTAGGAGTTGCAAAAGTTTCAGGCAGCGAAATAACGGTTAATCAGTATCTTTCTCGAAGTTTAAATGAAGAAGATGCAGTTATAGATGCATTTTTATCTGGGGTTGAATCTGAAAGTGTTTTTGTTACATTTAACGGGCAAACATTTGATTTACCGTTTATTTTAAATAGAATGAGGCATTTTAATATTAAAAAAGAGATTAATAATCCTCATTTTGATATGCTTCATTTTTCAAGACGTGAATGGAGCAGTAAGTTACCTAATTGTAAATTAACAACTTTAGAGAAACATCTGTTTAATATTGGGCGTGATGACGATGTTCCAAGCGCTTTAGTGCCTGAATTTTATCAAACTTACCTTAAAACAGGAAATATTGGCCCTTTAGTTCCTATAGTTGAGCACAATGAGCAGGATATAATTACTTTAGCTATGCTATTTTCAAAATTACATGAAAATTATGCAAATAACTATTAA
- a CDS encoding tautomerase family protein, with protein sequence MPVITIDGPKLTKEQKSKLVKTFSEAASEIMELPVETMITIIREVESENVGTGNILLCD encoded by the coding sequence ATGCCTGTAATAACTATAGATGGACCTAAACTAACAAAAGAACAGAAATCCAAGCTTGTAAAAACCTTTTCTGAAGCTGCAAGTGAAATAATGGAACTTCCAGTAGAAACAATGATAACAATTATTAGAGAAGTTGAATCAGAAAATGTAGGAACAGGAAATATTCTTTTATGCGACTGA
- a CDS encoding MFS transporter, which produces MMLNQYKKLTNEHYKILGLSWAGWVFDFYDLILFTFLIIPIGLELHLSNVMLSYAIGVSLAATAVGGVIFGVLSDRYGRKTALQWTIILYSAGTLLCGFATSLETLILFRIITGLGVGGEWATGQTYIGETFPAKLRGRYGSFMQTGAPIGIILASVVGGFLAPTIGWRESFIISVLPAIMVIFIRKKLPESDVWLKRSKSNIKHEFSSFSSLKTVISKSKFMLLFSKEYRKTFLLALILAVFGMSAYWFTYSWMPDYLHNEKHFSLVKSALWVIVTQVGGFIGYLSFGFVADWIGRRPAYMIYSSLMALGLVMITVLWDSVVIYPAVILSFMFLVGFGTGIFGGYGPLFSELFPTKIRNTATGAAFNLARGVQFFTPIIIALIATKYSLGVGIFLAAIFALLTGIWVWTLPETKGRQLEDLEKPIK; this is translated from the coding sequence ATGATGCTAAATCAATATAAGAAGCTTACTAATGAACATTATAAAATTTTAGGGCTTAGCTGGGCTGGCTGGGTATTCGATTTTTATGATCTTATATTATTCACTTTTTTAATAATTCCCATAGGCCTAGAACTACATTTATCAAATGTTATGCTGTCATATGCTATAGGAGTTTCCCTTGCAGCAACTGCAGTTGGAGGAGTTATTTTTGGAGTTTTATCTGACAGATATGGTAGAAAAACAGCACTTCAGTGGACGATAATTCTTTATAGTGCAGGAACATTGTTATGTGGATTTGCTACAAGCTTAGAAACATTAATTTTATTTAGAATTATCACAGGACTAGGTGTAGGTGGGGAATGGGCTACAGGCCAGACCTATATTGGAGAAACATTTCCAGCAAAACTAAGGGGTAGGTATGGATCATTTATGCAAACAGGCGCCCCAATAGGAATTATACTAGCATCAGTAGTTGGTGGATTCCTTGCACCAACCATTGGATGGAGAGAAAGTTTTATTATATCTGTTTTACCGGCTATAATGGTGATATTCATTCGGAAAAAACTTCCAGAGTCTGATGTATGGCTTAAAAGAAGTAAAAGTAATATTAAACATGAATTTAGTAGTTTTAGTAGTTTAAAAACAGTAATAAGTAAAAGTAAGTTTATGCTGTTATTTTCTAAAGAATATAGAAAAACATTTTTATTGGCCCTTATCCTGGCTGTTTTTGGAATGTCTGCTTACTGGTTTACATATTCTTGGATGCCAGATTATCTACACAATGAAAAACACTTTTCACTGGTCAAATCTGCTTTATGGGTTATTGTAACTCAAGTAGGAGGATTTATTGGTTATTTATCCTTTGGATTTGTGGCTGACTGGATTGGAAGACGGCCAGCATACATGATTTATTCTTCATTAATGGCATTAGGGCTTGTAATGATAACTGTACTTTGGGACAGTGTTGTAATATATCCTGCAGTGATTTTAAGCTTCATGTTCCTTGTTGGATTTGGAACAGGAATATTTGGAGGATATGGACCATTATTTTCAGAATTATTCCCCACAAAAATAAGAAACACCGCAACAGGGGCTGCATTTAACCTTGCAAGAGGAGTACAATTTTTTACACCAATTATAATTGCTTTGATAGCTACTAAATATTCTCTAGGAGTAGGAATATTTCTTGCAGCAATATTTGCATTACTAACTGGAATATGGGTCTGGACATTACCTGAAACTAAGGGTAGACAATTGGAAGATTTAGAAAAACCTATAAAATGA